TGCTGCGCCGCGGTCGCCGCGGCCCTCTCGTTCCACGGTCTCGTCGGCTTCGGCCGGCAGAATCTCGGACTCACCGGCGGCTGGGAGTATCTGGTGCCGTTCGGTCTCGACGGCGCCGCCATGTTCTGTTCGGTGCTCGCCGTGCGTGAGGCCAGCCACGGGGACGCGGCGCTCGGCTCGCGGCTCCTGGTCTGGACGTTCGCCGGTGCCGCCGCGTGGTTCAACTGGGTGCACGCCCCGCGCGGCGTCGACCACGCGGGCGCCCCGCACTTCTTCGCGGGCATGTCGCTGTCGGCCGCCGTCCTCTTCGACCGGGCCCTGAAGCAGACCCGCAGGGCCGCCCTGCGCGAGCAGGGTCTGGTGCCGCGCCCGCTGCCGCAGATCCGCGTCGTGCGCTGGCTGCGCGCTCCGCGCGAGACCTTCAACGCCTGGTCGCTGATGCTCCTTGAGGGCGTCCGCACCCTGGACGAGGCGGTCGAGGAGGTCCGTGAGGACCGGCAGGCGAAGAAGGAGGCCCAGCTCCGCTCCCGGGAGCAGGCGAAGCTGGAGCGGGCACGGATCAAGGCCCTCAACCGGCAGCACCGCGCCTGGGGCCGGGGGCGGGTGCTGCGCGACCCGAATCTGCCCACGCTCGCCGTCGCGAACGCCGGGGCCGCGCCGGGCGGCGGCTCGGGCGGAAGCCCCGCCCAGGCGCTGCCCGAGGGTTCGGGTTCCGTCGTGGAGCCTGCCATAGGACCCACCACAGGAACGGATCAGCCGCCTCTTCCGTCCCGGACCTCGCTCCTGTCCACCGGCTCGACCGCGGCACCGGAAAATGAGCCGATCATGGTCGATCTCACCGCCGAGGACGACACCCAGACGCTGCCGCGACTGGACTCGCTGGAGCGCAAACTGAAGGATCTGGAGAGGCAGTTCGGCTGACCGCTCCCCGAGCGGCCGTCGCGCCTGGGCGGTCGCTCCCCGGGCGGCTGTCCCGAGTGGTCGCCACCCCGATGACATCAGCGAAAAGGCCGGTCCGAAAAGCTCAGACCGGCCTTTCGTGCTGCCGTCGCGACGGCTCCGCGCCTCCAGGGCTTCCGATGTCGCCGTCATCGCCGATGTCACCGTCACCGCCGGTGCCGTCGTCGCTCCCGGCGGCGGTGCCCTGGGCCGCGCGGGCGGTCCCGGCGGCTCCGTGTTCCGGTCCCTCCTCGGACGGCCGGTGGATCTCGAACCAGACCACCTTGCCCATGCCCTGGGCCCGCACCCCCCAGGAGTCGGCGAGGCTCTGCACCAGGAACAGCCCCCTGCCGTTGGTGTCGAGGGAGTCGAACCGCCGCCCGGAGGGGGTGTCCGGCACCGGCAGCCCCGTGATGAAGTCCCGCACCTCCACCCGCAGGGTCGACGAGGCGACGGTCGCGGTGACCACCGCGCCCTGCTCCGTGTGGAGCAGCGCGTTGGTGACCAGCTCGCTCGCCAGGAGCTGCGCCACGTCCGTGCGGTCGCAGCCGCCCCACTGCCGCAGCAACTTCCGCAGTTCCCGCCGTATTTCGGGGACGGCGTGGAGATCCGTCCGGCCTAATCGGCGGTGGAACCTCCGGCACCCCGCCGCCGGGCCCGCCACCCTCGACGGCACCCTGGCCGGAACGGACTCGCCCGCGGCCTCCACGCACACCCGTCGTTCCCGATGTGCCGACGTATGCCCGGCCACCTTGCCGTATCCGCCATGGTGGCCCCCGTGACCCCCACTGCCGGCCCCTCCCTGACGCCCAGTCATCATCCTCACCCGTACGCGGGCTCGTACGCCCGATCGACTCTGTCAGACCGTTCAGTCCGCCCGGTCCGGCGTGTGCGCCCGGTCCGGTCGAGCCGTCCGGTCCATCCGGTCCGCCCGATTGCGTGTGCTGCGATGGACTCTGCTTGACTCTGTGTGCTCAATGCTTCCACGGACAGCATTGCCCCTCTGGTTCGGGGCGCATACCTGCCTCTTCGTCAAGTGGCGGGGAAATCGGTTGCTTTGGTACCGGACAGGGATGCCGACTACGCCGTTCGCCGCAGACGATCCCCGCATCGGACAGGAGACGCGTCTCAGGGCCTGGGCACATTGCGGAGATTGGAACGCGCCATCTGCACCATGCGCCCCACCCCTCCATTCAGCACGATCTTGCTGGCCGAGAGGGCGAAACCCGTCACCATCTCCGCGCTGATCCGCGGCGGGATGGAGAGCGCGTTGGGGTCGGTGACCACGTCGACCAGTGCGGGGCCCCGGTGCCGGAAGGCGTCCTTGAGCGCGCCCGCGAGCTGCCGGGGCTTCTCGACCCGGACCCCGAAGGCCCCGGCGGCGCGGGCGACCGCCGCGAAGTCCGGGTTGACGTTGGTCGTCCCGTACGAGGGAATCCCGGCGACCAGCATCTCCAGTTCGACCATGCTCAGCGCCGAGTTGTTGAAGAGCACCACCTTCACCGGCAGATCGTGCTGGACCAGGGTGAGGAAGTCCCCCATCGTCATCGTGAAGCCGCCGTCCCCGCACATCGCGACGGTCTGCCGGTTCCGGTCGGTGAACTGGGCGCCGATCGCCTGCGGCAGCGCGTTCGCCATCGAGCCATGGCTGAAGGAGCCGATGATCCGGCGGCGGCCGTTGGGCGAGAGATAGCGCGCCGCCCAGACATTGCACATACCAGTATCAATGGTGAAAATCGCATCGTCCGCCGCGAGTTCGTCCAGGACCGAGGCCACATACTCGGGGTGGATCGGGACATGCTTGTCCACTTTGCGGGTGTACGCCTTGATGACCCCTTCCAGGGCGTCGGCGTGTTTCTTCAGCATCCGGTCGAGGAATTTCCGGTCGCTCTTGGCCCGCACCCGGGGGGTGACACAGCGCAGCGTCTCCCGGACATCGCCCCAGACCGCGAGGTCGAGCCGGGAACGGCGGCCCAGGCGCTCCGGCCGGATGTCCACCTGGGCGATTTTCACATCGTCCGGCAGAAAGGCGTTGTAGGGGAAATCCGTGCCCAGCAGGATCAGCAGATCGCATTCATGGGTGGCCTCATAGGCGGCGCCGTAGCCGAGCAGTCCGCTCATGCCGACATCAAAAGGATTGTCGTACTGAATCCACTCCTTGCCGCGCAGCGCGTGGCCCACCGGGGCCTTGAGCCGTTCGGCGAACTCCATGACCTCGGCATGGGCTCCGGCGGTGCCGCTGCCGCAGAAGAGGGTGACCCGTTCGGCCTCGTCGATCATCCGGATGAAACGGTCGATCTCGCCGTCCCCGGGGCGCACCGAGGGCCGGGTGGTGACGAGCGCGTGCTCGGCCGTCCGCGCGGGCGCGGGCTGGTCGGCGATGTCGCCGGGGAGCGCGACCACGCTGACGCCGCCGAGGCCGATGGCGTGCTGGATGGCGGTCTGGAGCAGCCGGGGCATCTGCCGGGGGTTGGAGATCAGCTCGCTGTAGTGGGAGCACTCCCGGAAGAGCTGGTCGGGGTGGGTCTCCTGGAAGTAGCCGAGGCCGATCTCGCTGGAGGGGATGTGGGAGGCGAGGGCGAGCACCGGGGCCATGGAGCGGTGGGCGTCGTACAGGCCGTTGATCAGATGGAGGTTCCCCGGGCCGCAGGAGCCGGCGCACGCCGCGAGTTCCCCGGTGACCTGGGCTTCCGCACCGGCGGCGAAGGCGGCGGTCTCCTCGTGGCGGACCTGGATCCAGTCGATGCCGGAGTTCCGCCGGATCGCGTCCACGACCGGGTTGAGGCTGTCGCCCACGACCCCGTACAGACGCCGCACACCGGCACGGACGAGAAGGTCGACGAACTGCTCGGCGACGTTCTGTTTGGCCATGGGAGGGGCGCCCCTTCCGCTGGGTGACGGACCGTGCGTCCATCAACCCACGGGGAGCGCCGTTCCGCCTCCCGGGTGCGCCGGTGGGCCGCGTCCGGCGCACCGGTGGGTGACGGGTGCGCCGGACGCGGCGGTCAGGATTCCCAGAGGGCGGCGGCGGTGCGGTCGTCCGCGTACCCCTTCACCCGCAGTCCCACATCGGTCAGGAAGGCGGCGAGGCCGGGTGGTCCGGCGGGTGTCGCCCACCGGGCGGCGAGTTCCGCCGCGAGCGCGGGCTCGCCGCGCAGCGGGTCGGCGAAGCCGGGGCCGCACAGGAGCAGGGTGTCACCGGAACGGGCGACGGGGGCCAGGAAGCGGAAGGGCGGTCCGGGCGGCTCGGGCTGCTCCCCCGCGGGCTCCCCCGCCGCCGGGTGCGGGGGTTCCAGGTCCTGCCAGGCGCCGTCGCGGAGCCGGAAGAGACCTCCGGGGCCCGCGCCGAAGAACACCCGGGTGCGGCACTCCGGGTCGGCGGGGATCAGCAGACAGCGCAGCCCCGCCGGATGTTCGCCCGACTCGGCGCCCGACTCGGCGGCGGTGCTCCGCAGTCTGCCGAAGCCCCGGTCGGTGAGCCGGTGCAGCCCGGCCCTGAGGTCGCCCCTGCGGTCCGCCCGGATGTCCTCGGCGAGCCGTGCGTGGCTGCGGCCCACGGCGCCGCCGATCCACCGGCAGAGATCCGCGGCGGCGAGATGGGACCCCTCGGCTGCGCGCGCGCCGCTGGCCGTCGCGACCAGGACGAGGGCGGTGGGGCCCCGGCCGAAGCGGACGGTGAGCAGCGCGTCCCGTCGGGGTTCGCCCCGGTAGCGGGCGGAGTCCCCCCGGATGGACGCGGCGCGCAGCACCCCGGAGCCGCAGCGGGCTCCGTCGAGAGCCGTGTCCGGGGTGATCCGGGCCAGGTTCTCGGCGGTCGCGGCGGGCAGCGCGGTGGGCTCCGGCTCGTAGGTCGGCGGTCCGTCGCCGACATGCCCGGGGTGCGCCGCCGCCCGCGCGGGCGCGGGGCTGTCGGGCCCGGTGCGCGGCGCGGCCGGGCCCAGGGGGACGGCGGGCCGCTCCGGCGCGTGGCGCAGGGGCGGGTCGTCGGGCGGCTCCCACGGAGCCCGCGCCAGCGGCATCAACGGCGGCGCTCCGCCGCCGTCCCGCTGTCCACCGCCCGGGCCACGCGGCGCGGGCACGGGCCCGTCCGCCAGGGCGGTGGGCACCTCCGCGAGCGCGGCACCGGGCCCGGGAACGGCATCCGGTACGGGGACGGCCGGGGACACGGCCCGTGCGGCGACCGGCGGTACCGGGCCCGCCTCCGGCACGGTCGGCACAGGCCCTGGACCCGGACCGTCGAACGGCGGCGGCCCGCACTCCCCCCGCCCGGGGGGCGACACGGCGACCGGCACGCCCGGGTCCACCTCCGGCCCGGAGGAAACAGGCCCCGGACCCCGACCGCCGGACGCTCCCGCTCCGACGACCTCCCGCCCGGGAACGGACACCGACAGGGGTACGGCCGGCACGGCGACCTGCGCCACCGGGCCCGCCTCCGGCACGGTCGGCACAGGCCCTGGACCCGGACCGTCGAACGGCGGCGGCCCGCACTCCCCCCGCCCGGGGGGCGACACGGCGACCGGCACGCCCCGGTCCGCCTCCGGCACGACCGGCACAGGCCCCGGGCTGGCCCCCGCCTTCCGGGGAACCGCCCGGCCCCCGGACGGTCGTGGCGGTCCGGAGTCGTCGTCCTCCCGCAGCAGGGGAAGGTCCCACGCCGCGGGTACGGCGCGGGTCGAGGACGGCTCCGGTGGCGCCGGGGCGCGGGGCGGCGGGGGTGCGGGAGGGGCCAGCGCGTGGACGGCCGAGTCGAAGTGGGTGTCCAGGGTGCTGCCCGCCGTCCGGGCCGGGACCGCCCCCGGCCCGGACTCCTCGTACAGCCGTTTCCACCAGTCGTCCTCGGCCTGCTGACTCATGCGCGTATTGTCCACCGCGGTCCGCCGCCGCAAACAGATCGCGCCGAAAAGCGGCCCGCTCCCGGTGGTGCGCTCATCGGATGGGATCCACCCGTCGAAACGCACCGGAACGGACCGGAAAGAAGGCCGGAATCGGCCGTCGGCCCGGCAGGAAAAGGGCTCCGAGGATGTATCACCGGCGTGCGCTCCCCGTAAGGATTCACGCTCCGGCGCACATCCGCAGGGGAACGGCGAATCCGCCCGGACCGATGCATCGTTACCCGAAAGAGTCACCGTGCCGGACGGGTGGCCACCGTGACGGCGGGGTGCGTGACCGGTGCGGGCCGTCCCCCCGGCGGGGAGCACCGGCCGGAGCGGGGGATGATGTGCGAGGCGTGAATGGGAGGGTCTTGGGGTGCTGGGAGCGATTGGTCTCGACGCGGGGCAGGAGTCCGCGTACCGCGCGCTGGTCGCGCTCGGAGCGGCGGAGGTCGCCGATCTCGCGCATCGGCTGGCGCTGCCGGAGACCGACACGGAACGCGCCCTGCGGCGGCTTGAGCAGCAGGGTCTGGCCTCGCGTTCCTCGGCGTGGAAGGGCCGGTGGGTGGCGGCCCCGCCCGGGGTCGCGCTGGGCGCGCTGCTGACCCAGCAGCGCCGACAGCTCGAACGGGCCGAACTGGCCGCCGCCTCCCTGGCGCAGGAGTACCGGGCGGAGGCGGAGGGGCCCGCCGTGCACGACCTGGTGGAGGTGGTCACCGGGGCGAGCGCGGTGGCCCATCGGTTCGCGCAGGTGCGGCTGGGCGCGGTCGTCGAGGTGTGTGCCCTGCTCACGGAGGTGTCGCAGGGCGAAGCGGTGCAGCCCCGGCCGGGGGTGGCGCACCGGGTCGTCATCGAACGGGAGACGCTGGCCGCGTCCCCGTCCGCGGCCGCACCGCCGCGCGGCGCGCAGCTCCGGGTCGCGGACCGGGTGCCGGGCGGGCTGCTCGTCGCCGACCGGCGGCTGGGGATCGTCCCGCTGACGGCCCGGGGCAGTGAGCCCGCCGCGCTCGTCGTGCACGGCTGCGGTCTGCTGGACTCCTTGCTCGGGCTGTTCGAGGCGGTGTGGCGGGAGGCGCTGCCGCTGCGGCTGGCCGGGGGCGGTGCGCCGGGCCCGGCCGGTACGCCGGGTGCGGCCGGTGCCGCGGGCGGCGGCTACGAGGAGGTGACGACCGGCCCGGACGCCACGGATCTGGAGATCCTGTCGCTGCTGCTGGCCGGGATGACCGACGCCCGGGTGGCGAAGCGGCTGGATCTGGGGCTGCGGACAGTGCAGCGACGGGTGAAGGGGCTGATGGAGCTGGCGGGGGTGACGACCCGGCTCCAGCTCGGCTGGCACGCGTACGCGAAGGGCTGGGTGGCCCGCGAACCGCTCGGCTGAGCGCCGGTCACGCGCCTGTCCCCGCCGGAGCGCCGGGCGGTCGGCGGGGGCATCGGGTGCACGGCGGGGCGCGGCGGCCCCGTGCCGGAGCGCCGGAGTGCCGGACCTGCGCGGGGCGGCGTGATCCGGCACCCTTGGCAGATGGGCGTGTGGCAGCTCCTGCTGGTCGGCCTGGTGATGGTGCTGGGCGTCGTCGGGGCGCTGCTCCCCGGTGTGCCGGGGCGGTGGCTGGTCTGGGCGGCGCTGCTGTGGTGGTCGTTGCACGAGCGCACCGGCCTGGCCTGGGTGCTGCTGGTGGCCGCGACCGCGCTGCTGCTCGTGGACCAGGTGGTGGTGTGGCTGCTGCCGTCCCGCAGGGCCCGGGGCACGGGGATGAGCCGCCGGATCGCGCTGTGGGCGGGGCTCGGGTCCGTGGCCGGTTTTCTGCTGCTGCCCGTGGTGGGTGCGGTACCGGGCTTCCTCGGGGGGATCTATCTCGCGGAGCGCCGTCGGCTCGGCGGCCATGGCGAGGCCGTGGCGTCGACGCGGGCGGTGATGCGGGGCGCGGGGACGGGTGCGCTGGTGGAGCTGCTGGCCTGTCTGCTGGTGGCGGGGGCCTGGCTGGGCGCCGTCGTCTGGGGCTGAGCCAGGCCCCCGCCGATGCGCCCGGCACCGCGTCCGCCATCGGTACCGGCACCGGTGCCGGTACCGAAAGCGGCACCTCCCGCTGAATGGGATTCATATCCGCAGATATACCTCGGATCTCTCCCTCCCTCTCCCCTCCCCTCTCCCTACCTGAGAGGTGGCTCTTGACGGACGATGACCGCCTGCCTACCTTCCGTCAGGCGACAGCTCGGATGAATCGACCGTTCCGTCCACGTAGCCGACCGGGAGGCGCCATGGCAGCAGTACCGTCCCCACCGGAGCCGTCCAGGAGAAGAGTGCTCGCCTCCGGCACGGCGCTCGGCACGGCGCTCGGCGGGGCCATCGCGCTGGGTGCCCAGGCACCGGCGCACGCCGCCACCGCCACCGCGCCCCCGGCCGCCGGTCCGGTGCCGGGCCCGGCGCCCCGCTCCGGGGGCACGGAGATCACCGCGTACGGGGAGAGCTGGCGCGCCGTGCTCGACGACGCCGACCTCGTCTGGCGCCGGGCGCCCCGGACCTGGTTCGAGGGTCCTTTCCTCGGCAACGGCCACCTCGGTTCGGGCATCTACGCGGAGCCCGGCGGGAGCAACGCGATCCGCTTCAATGTCCAGCACTCCGAGGTGCAGGACCACCGGCCGGAGTTCGGCTCGCTCTTCGGTCTGGCGCGGCTGCCCATCGGCCACTTCACCCTGGAACCGGTCGGCACCGTCACCGCCGTCGACTGGCGGCTGCGGCTGCACGGCGCCGAGCTGACCGGCACACTCACCACCACGGCGGGCACGCTGCGGCTGCGCGCGTTCGTCCACAGCACCGCGTCCGTGCTGGCGGTGGACATCGCCCCGAGCGACGGGGAACGGGACTTCCGCTGGGTCTTCCACCCCGCCGAGGCCATCAGCCCGCGGGCGGCCTTCCGTCCGCTGCCGGAGGGGTACCGGGCCAACCCCCCGGCGGTGGTGGAGCGCCACGGCGAGGTGACCGCGGCCGTACAGCCGCTGCTCGCCGGGGGCGGGCATGTCACCGCGTGGCGGGAACGCACCACCCGCTCGGGCCGGCGCACCCTGTACGCGGCGGTGGCGCACGCGTTCCCCGGGACGACGGCCGCACCCCTCGCCCGCGCGCTGCGGGCGGTGCGCCGCGCTTCGACGGCCCCCTACGACGTGCTGGTGGTCCCCCACCGGGTCTGGTGGGACCGCTACTACCGCAAGAGCTTTCTGTCGCTGCCCGACGCCCGGCTCCAGCGCTTCCACTGGATTCAGCTCTACAAGGCGGCGTCGGCGGCCCGGCGCGACGCGCCCGTCATGGCGACCTGCGGCCCCTGGCTGGAGCCCACGCCCTGGCCCAACACCTGGTGGAACCTCAACGTCCAGTTGGAGTACTGGCTCATCCACGGCTCCAACCATCTGGAGCTGGACGCGGTCACCCGGGCGTTGAGCGAGTTCCGCGACCGGCTCACGGCCGAGGTGGCCCCTCCGTACCGGGCGGACTCGGCGGGAATTCCCCGTACCACGGACACCCGGCTGGTCAACGGCGGAGCCACACCTTCCGGCCAGGGTTACGGCGTGGGCGTACCCGGACAGAACCCTCCGACCCCCGAGGTCGGCAATCTTGTCTGGGCACTGCACAACGTCTGGCTCTCGTACCGCCACACCATGGACGTGTCGATCCTGCGGGACACGCTCTTCCCGCTGCTGCGCCGCGCCGTCAGCTACTATCTGCACTTCCTCGCGCCGGGTCCGGACGGGCGGCTGCATCTGCCGAAGACGTTCTCACCGGAGTACGGCGTCGACGCCCCGGACTGCAACTACGACCTGATGCTGCTGCGCTGGGGCTGCCGCACCCTGCTGGAGAGCGCCGAGGAGCTGGGCGTCCCGGACCCGCTGGCGGACCGCTGGCGGGAGGTGCTGGCCCGGCTGACGCCCTACCCGGTCGACGCCAACGGCTTCATGATCGGCGCGGGGGTGCCCTTCGCCAAGTCCCACCGGCACTACTCCCATCTGCTGGCGGTCTATCCGCTGTACGAGATCACCGGCCGCACCCCTGGGGAACGCGCCCTGATCGAACGCTCGTTGAAGCACTGGGTCGGCTTCGAGGGGGCGCTCCAGGGCTACACCTTCACCGGGGCGGCGTCGATCTCGGCGCTGCTCGGCGAGGGCGAGGACGCGCTGCGCTATCTGGAGCAGCTCATGAGCCGGTTCATCCAGGCCAACACCCTGTACAAGGAGTCGGGCCCGGTGATCGAGACACCGCTGTCGGCGTCGCAGTCGCTGCACGACATGGTCTGTCAGTCCTGGGGCGGTGTCATCCGGGTCTTCCCCGCGCTGCCCGCCGCCTGGCGCGCGTTGGTGGTGCACGACTTCCGTACCCAGGGCGCGTTTCTGCTCAGCGCGGTGCGGGAGGAGGGGCGCACCCGCTGGGTGGGGCTGCGCAGCGAGGCGGGGGCGCCCTGTGTGGTGCGGCACGGGATCGAGGGTCCGGTGGAGGTGCGGGACCGGCGGGGCCGTCCGCTGCGGTACGAGGACGCCGGTACCGGGGACGGTGCGATCCGGATACCGCTGGAGCGGGGCGGCTCGGCGCTCATCACCCGGCGGGGCGACCGGCCCCCGCTGCGGATCGAACCGGTGACGCCGAACGGGCCCGCCGCGCCCTGGGGTCTGCCCGGCTGAGCCGCCGCCGCCCGGGATGCCGCCGGGCCCGTACCGGACGCGGTACGGGCCCGGTGCGCGGTACCGGCCCGGGGCGGGTCAGCGCGGCGGACGGATGAGAAGCGGACGGGCGAGGGGTGCACGGGTGTGGGGCGGACGGGCGAGGGGCGCGGCGCCCGCCCGGCTCACCGGGTGCGGAAGCGCAGCTCGTCGAGGTCGACGGTGTCGGCCAGCACCTGCTGTCCGGTGTCGTTGAAGTGGATGTGGTCGCCCGAGTCGTAGGCGGGCAGGATCCGGGCCGGATCCGCGGGGTCGCGGACGGCGGCGTCGAAGTCGACGACCGCGTCGAAGACCGGTGTGGTCCGCAGCAGCCGGTTCACGGCCTGCCGGGTCGCCTCACGGGCCTCGGTGTGGCCGGGGAAGCCCTTGTAGGGCGTGACGGTGCCGCCGATGACCTTCAGCCCCCGGGCGTGCGCACGGCGGACCAGCTCGCGGTAGCCCCCCACGAGGGCCTGTGGGTCGAGCTGTTCCGGGGTGCCCTTGATGTCGTTGACACCGATCAGGAGGATCACCGCGCGCACCCCGGCGCGGGAGAGCGCGTCGGCGTCGAAGCGGGTGAGGACGCTGGGGCCGACGTCGTCGCGGAGCAGCCGGTTCCCGGCGATCCCGGCGTTGAGGACGCCGAGCCGGCGGTGCGGGGGCAGCGCCCGCAGCCGGGCGGCGAGCCGGTCGGGCCAGCGGCGGTTGGCGTTGCCGGTGGAGCCGGAGCCGTCGGTGAGCGAGTCGCCGACGGCGACGACGCTGCCCGCGGCGCGGGAGCCGAGGACGTCGACGCCGCTGAGGTAGTGCCAGGAGCCCGAGGTGGCGGTGTAGGGGGTGCCGCTCTCGTCGGCGGTGTGGTCGCCGCCCGGGGCGAGGAAGTTGGTCTGGAGCGCGGTGCGGTGCTGGGTCGCCTGGCCGGATTCATCGGGTGTGTAGAGCGTGATCAGCAGATTGGCGGCGGCGGGTACGCGCAGCGGTATCGGGTCCGAGAACAGGTCCCGCCCCGGCGGTACGGTGACCGCCCGCCCGCCCCGGAAGGTCGCCGACCGCAGGGTGCCGGGCACCGCGCGGGGGCTCCTGGGCGCACCCGCGGTCTGGAGTCCGGCGGTGGCCGCGCCGATCCGCAGCGGGGTGGTGCCGAGGCGGTTGCTGACCCTGATCCGGATGGCCGCGCCGCCGATGCTGGTGTGCACGACATTCCGGATCGACGTGCCCGGCAGCGGGTCCACGGCGTGCGAGGGCGCGGTGGCCCAGGTACCGGTCCAGCCACCGGCGCCGCCCCGGTGCGGCAGGGGGGTCCCGGGCGCGGGGCCCGCGGACCCGGGTGCCGCGGGCGCGGGGTCGTGGGCCGCCGCTCCCGCGGGCGGGGTGCCCGCGGTGCCGAGCAGGGTGAGACTCACCGACGCCACCAGGGCGGTGAGTAATCGACGGGGTCCGGTCATGCGTGTCCGCCTGTTCGGTCGGGGCCGCGCGACGGCGGCCGGGAACGTGCAGGCACTGTGGCAGAGATCGGATCTCCTGCCCATGAGATGTACAGACATCCCTCGCACGGACGGCCGAGTACCGACCCCCGCGGGGAAGCGGGCCGGGCCGGGGTCAGAGCCCGGCCCGGCCCGCCCGCCGGACTCAGAACCGGCCGCGCTTGAGGGCCGCCGCGGCCCGGCCCTGCTCGCCCTTGCGCCGCCATTCCCTCCGCAGCTCGGACCGTACCCGGGCATCGGTCTTGGCCACCATGTACTGGTTCTCCCGCAGCAGTTTGCGGTAGCTCTCCAGACGGCGGACGGGCAGCGAACCGTCCTCGACGGCGGCGGCGACCGCGCACCCCGGCTCGGTGTGGTGCCCGCAGTCGT
The nucleotide sequence above comes from Streptomyces clavuligerus. Encoded proteins:
- a CDS encoding protein phosphatase 2C domain-containing protein codes for the protein MSQQAEDDWWKRLYEESGPGAVPARTAGSTLDTHFDSAVHALAPPAPPPPRAPAPPEPSSTRAVPAAWDLPLLREDDDSGPPRPSGGRAVPRKAGASPGPVPVVPEADRGVPVAVSPPGRGECGPPPFDGPGPGPVPTVPEAGPVAQVAVPAVPLSVSVPGREVVGAGASGGRGPGPVSSGPEVDPGVPVAVSPPGRGECGPPPFDGPGPGPVPTVPEAGPVPPVAARAVSPAVPVPDAVPGPGAALAEVPTALADGPVPAPRGPGGGQRDGGGAPPLMPLARAPWEPPDDPPLRHAPERPAVPLGPAAPRTGPDSPAPARAAAHPGHVGDGPPTYEPEPTALPAATAENLARITPDTALDGARCGSGVLRAASIRGDSARYRGEPRRDALLTVRFGRGPTALVLVATASGARAAEGSHLAAADLCRWIGGAVGRSHARLAEDIRADRRGDLRAGLHRLTDRGFGRLRSTAAESGAESGEHPAGLRCLLIPADPECRTRVFFGAGPGGLFRLRDGAWQDLEPPHPAAGEPAGEQPEPPGPPFRFLAPVARSGDTLLLCGPGFADPLRGEPALAAELAARWATPAGPPGLAAFLTDVGLRVKGYADDRTAAALWES
- a CDS encoding ATP-binding protein, translating into MCVEAAGESVPARVPSRVAGPAAGCRRFHRRLGRTDLHAVPEIRRELRKLLRQWGGCDRTDVAQLLASELVTNALLHTEQGAVVTATVASSTLRVEVRDFITGLPVPDTPSGRRFDSLDTNGRGLFLVQSLADSWGVRAQGMGKVVWFEIHRPSEEGPEHGAAGTARAAQGTAAGSDDGTGGDGDIGDDGDIGSPGGAEPSRRQHERPV
- a CDS encoding DUF2637 domain-containing protein: MRDISLSWLLPGGVMVVGILVAVVVLARGKKAAAAAAKPEDSWERNEERRRRKEAIYGTASYVLLFCCAAVAAALSFHGLVGFGRQNLGLTGGWEYLVPFGLDGAAMFCSVLAVREASHGDAALGSRLLVWTFAGAAAWFNWVHAPRGVDHAGAPHFFAGMSLSAAVLFDRALKQTRRAALREQGLVPRPLPQIRVVRWLRAPRETFNAWSLMLLEGVRTLDEAVEEVREDRQAKKEAQLRSREQAKLERARIKALNRQHRAWGRGRVLRDPNLPTLAVANAGAAPGGGSGGSPAQALPEGSGSVVEPAIGPTTGTDQPPLPSRTSLLSTGSTAAPENEPIMVDLTAEDDTQTLPRLDSLERKLKDLERQFG
- a CDS encoding DUF456 domain-containing protein gives rise to the protein MGVWQLLLVGLVMVLGVVGALLPGVPGRWLVWAALLWWSLHERTGLAWVLLVAATALLLVDQVVVWLLPSRRARGTGMSRRIALWAGLGSVAGFLLLPVVGAVPGFLGGIYLAERRRLGGHGEAVASTRAVMRGAGTGALVELLACLLVAGAWLGAVVWG
- a CDS encoding helix-turn-helix domain-containing protein — encoded protein: MLGAIGLDAGQESAYRALVALGAAEVADLAHRLALPETDTERALRRLEQQGLASRSSAWKGRWVAAPPGVALGALLTQQRRQLERAELAAASLAQEYRAEAEGPAVHDLVEVVTGASAVAHRFAQVRLGAVVEVCALLTEVSQGEAVQPRPGVAHRVVIERETLAASPSAAAPPRGAQLRVADRVPGGLLVADRRLGIVPLTARGSEPAALVVHGCGLLDSLLGLFEAVWREALPLRLAGGGAPGPAGTPGAAGAAGGGYEEVTTGPDATDLEILSLLLAGMTDARVAKRLDLGLRTVQRRVKGLMELAGVTTRLQLGWHAYAKGWVAREPLG
- a CDS encoding glycosyl hydrolase family 95 catalytic domain-containing protein; protein product: MAAVPSPPEPSRRRVLASGTALGTALGGAIALGAQAPAHAATATAPPAAGPVPGPAPRSGGTEITAYGESWRAVLDDADLVWRRAPRTWFEGPFLGNGHLGSGIYAEPGGSNAIRFNVQHSEVQDHRPEFGSLFGLARLPIGHFTLEPVGTVTAVDWRLRLHGAELTGTLTTTAGTLRLRAFVHSTASVLAVDIAPSDGERDFRWVFHPAEAISPRAAFRPLPEGYRANPPAVVERHGEVTAAVQPLLAGGGHVTAWRERTTRSGRRTLYAAVAHAFPGTTAAPLARALRAVRRASTAPYDVLVVPHRVWWDRYYRKSFLSLPDARLQRFHWIQLYKAASAARRDAPVMATCGPWLEPTPWPNTWWNLNVQLEYWLIHGSNHLELDAVTRALSEFRDRLTAEVAPPYRADSAGIPRTTDTRLVNGGATPSGQGYGVGVPGQNPPTPEVGNLVWALHNVWLSYRHTMDVSILRDTLFPLLRRAVSYYLHFLAPGPDGRLHLPKTFSPEYGVDAPDCNYDLMLLRWGCRTLLESAEELGVPDPLADRWREVLARLTPYPVDANGFMIGAGVPFAKSHRHYSHLLAVYPLYEITGRTPGERALIERSLKHWVGFEGALQGYTFTGAASISALLGEGEDALRYLEQLMSRFIQANTLYKESGPVIETPLSASQSLHDMVCQSWGGVIRVFPALPAAWRALVVHDFRTQGAFLLSAVREEGRTRWVGLRSEAGAPCVVRHGIEGPVEVRDRRGRPLRYEDAGTGDGAIRIPLERGGSALITRRGDRPPLRIEPVTPNGPAAPWGLPG
- a CDS encoding pyruvate dehydrogenase, which translates into the protein MAKQNVAEQFVDLLVRAGVRRLYGVVGDSLNPVVDAIRRNSGIDWIQVRHEETAAFAAGAEAQVTGELAACAGSCGPGNLHLINGLYDAHRSMAPVLALASHIPSSEIGLGYFQETHPDQLFRECSHYSELISNPRQMPRLLQTAIQHAIGLGGVSVVALPGDIADQPAPARTAEHALVTTRPSVRPGDGEIDRFIRMIDEAERVTLFCGSGTAGAHAEVMEFAERLKAPVGHALRGKEWIQYDNPFDVGMSGLLGYGAAYEATHECDLLILLGTDFPYNAFLPDDVKIAQVDIRPERLGRRSRLDLAVWGDVRETLRCVTPRVRAKSDRKFLDRMLKKHADALEGVIKAYTRKVDKHVPIHPEYVASVLDELAADDAIFTIDTGMCNVWAARYLSPNGRRRIIGSFSHGSMANALPQAIGAQFTDRNRQTVAMCGDGGFTMTMGDFLTLVQHDLPVKVVLFNNSALSMVELEMLVAGIPSYGTTNVNPDFAAVARAAGAFGVRVEKPRQLAGALKDAFRHRGPALVDVVTDPNALSIPPRISAEMVTGFALSASKIVLNGGVGRMVQMARSNLRNVPRP